The Geothermobacter hydrogeniphilus genome includes a region encoding these proteins:
- a CDS encoding L,D-transpeptidase family protein translates to MRYAESLLTDGSPAVIGHNRDYVVGSNETLMEIAVKTGVGFDNLCRANPDSDPWHPQVGSRLILPLAFLPPDDLITGITINLAEMRLYLVWSEDGQRRIRAYPLGIGRDGWETPPGDFRVTRILRHPSWTPPPSLRKEKPDLPAVIPPGPDNPLGEFWIGTSAPGIGLHGTNQPFGVGRRVSHGCLRLYPRDIRDLVTRVKPGMPLRILNQPVKISVRASNLYLESHAPPLNPEPLPATVPMDRMDIHRAILAARGIPLRFSIQN, encoded by the coding sequence GTGCGCTATGCAGAATCGTTGCTTACGGACGGCAGTCCCGCCGTCATCGGCCACAACCGGGATTATGTGGTCGGGTCCAATGAGACCCTGATGGAAATTGCCGTCAAGACCGGCGTCGGCTTTGACAACCTGTGCCGGGCCAACCCGGACAGTGACCCCTGGCATCCGCAGGTCGGCTCCCGCCTGATCCTTCCCCTGGCGTTTCTGCCCCCGGACGACCTGATTACGGGGATCACCATCAATCTGGCGGAGATGAGACTCTACCTGGTCTGGTCAGAGGATGGGCAACGCCGGATACGCGCCTACCCGCTCGGCATCGGCAGGGACGGCTGGGAAACGCCGCCGGGTGATTTCCGCGTCACCCGCATCCTGCGCCATCCATCCTGGACACCTCCGCCGTCGCTGCGCAAAGAAAAACCGGACCTGCCGGCGGTGATCCCGCCCGGTCCGGACAATCCCCTGGGAGAGTTCTGGATCGGCACCAGCGCCCCGGGAATCGGGTTGCACGGCACCAATCAACCGTTCGGCGTCGGTCGCCGGGTCAGCCACGGCTGCCTGCGCCTCTACCCGCGCGATATCCGTGATCTCGTCACCCGGGTCAAACCGGGGATGCCGCTTCGCATCCTCAACCAGCCGGTGAAAATCTCAGTCAGAGCTTCCAACCTCTACCTGGAAAGCCACGCGCCCCCCCTCAACCCGGAGCCGCTGCCGGCAACAGTTCCGATGGACCGGATGGATATCCACCGGGCGATTCTGGCTGCTCGCGGCATCCCGTTGCGGTTTTCAATCCAGAACTGA
- a CDS encoding cytochrome c3 family protein encodes MKKLLIFSCILVGIGSSAFIGFGRDNGPHDFTGKCEQCHLVAPQKGQPGIFVQDIDSLCESCHQIVESNSHPSKVAPSMKLPKGFTVDWQGRITCTTCHNPHPDNVADNPFMLRSSKRGKQFCVSCHKDLFKNPKKHLSASRIAHTKSWTPPTRDTLDKALDQVSLDCLTCHEGSVGPAAKFSLPNERNLTFRGTNFSHPIGMDYAQAASSNRELRSVDDLSPMISLYEGKVGCASCHNPFSHEEEMLVFNNRRSALCLECHIK; translated from the coding sequence ATGAAAAAACTGCTCATATTCAGCTGCATTCTGGTTGGGATCGGCAGTTCGGCTTTTATCGGCTTCGGCCGTGACAACGGCCCTCATGATTTTACCGGCAAGTGCGAACAATGCCACCTGGTGGCGCCGCAGAAGGGACAGCCCGGGATTTTTGTCCAGGATATCGACTCTCTCTGCGAATCCTGCCACCAGATCGTTGAAAGCAATTCCCACCCATCCAAAGTTGCACCGAGCATGAAACTGCCCAAGGGTTTTACTGTCGACTGGCAGGGGCGAATCACCTGCACAACCTGTCATAATCCGCACCCCGACAATGTCGCCGACAATCCCTTCATGTTGCGATCATCCAAGCGGGGCAAGCAGTTCTGTGTTTCCTGCCATAAAGATCTGTTCAAAAACCCGAAGAAACATCTTTCGGCGTCCCGCATTGCTCACACCAAGAGCTGGACACCGCCGACCCGGGACACGCTCGACAAGGCTCTGGACCAGGTTTCCCTGGACTGCCTCACCTGCCACGAGGGGAGCGTGGGACCGGCCGCCAAATTCTCATTGCCGAACGAGAGAAACCTGACCTTCAGGGGCACGAACTTCAGTCATCCGATCGGCATGGACTACGCGCAGGCGGCTTCCAGCAATCGCGAACTGCGATCAGTGGATGACCTTTCGCCGATGATTTCCCTTTACGAAGGCAAGGTCGGCTGCGCTTCCTGTCACAACCCGTTCTCCCACGAAGAGGAAATGCTGGTTTTCAACAATCGACGCAGCGCCCTCTGTCTCGAGTGCCATATCAAATAG
- a CDS encoding methyl-accepting chemotaxis protein: protein MRYPFRRRNFFIKKEFQGKFILIYGLTLIGLAALITWILSTKIRNALEWQIYSSHLRVERTGDFMFGLLMETNVIGILAILGLVILISMVIVNRLNLHFQRMGTTLNQMAKGDFSQPPQAPSRFQEITQLISLLEEMKMHYREKFASLDDILQSIETAARDQADTDRLIQERDRLSQLLSRTRLPD, encoded by the coding sequence ATGCGCTACCCTTTCCGTCGTCGCAATTTTTTCATCAAAAAAGAGTTTCAGGGAAAATTCATTCTCATTTACGGTCTGACCCTGATCGGTCTTGCCGCACTGATCACCTGGATTCTATCGACCAAGATACGTAACGCGCTGGAATGGCAGATCTACTCATCGCATCTCCGGGTGGAACGGACCGGTGATTTCATGTTCGGCCTGCTGATGGAAACCAATGTTATCGGCATCCTCGCCATCCTCGGCCTGGTCATTCTTATTTCGATGGTCATCGTCAATCGGCTCAACCTTCATTTTCAACGCATGGGCACAACCCTGAACCAGATGGCTAAGGGGGATTTCAGCCAGCCCCCGCAGGCACCAAGCCGGTTTCAGGAAATTACCCAGTTGATTTCCCTGCTGGAGGAGATGAAGATGCACTATCGGGAAAAGTTTGCTAGTCTTGACGATATTCTGCAATCGATCGAAACAGCAGCCCGTGACCAGGCCGATACCGACAGACTTATACAGGAACGGGACCGGTTGTCACAACTGCTCAGCCGGACCCGTCTGCCCGACTGA
- a CDS encoding S1C family serine protease — translation MPHLFFRSLVCALLILLATATAGLAGSRINRSGYIAISIDPILYESNLWETSHRITLDKFFTAEAADLGEALAEGLEKTAFRGQLRVLPGYKADEQEEFRTNGSPDTFLITVDIRSRYGLTKSSPAAACLSGISCFLLSPINMFTYESKTEANVTAFYFTPAGKRLRLVQDHFTSEGQMSGDFYDAMNMSQELEWITELTRRAIDDLKRQILAEVPTDLVSRSWRKAADDLNRPPAGETARPGLPPVPRLARTRIKLSETETGHRPGSAAPQASLNLQQILRKVSPSIFKVITERGTGSGFAISSRGFGVTSLHVVDKAGKLRIRFHSGKEQPARVVARHPDLDLAILSFRAESARAIPLGDSLKSVPGDKVIAIGYPLDVGLSITPATIAALKKYRGLPLIYIDTLVPPGNSGGPLVNNQGRVIGITFRKQQQSDKKGTTLALPINEARKKFEPFLEFSDPG, via the coding sequence ATGCCACACCTGTTCTTCAGGAGCCTGGTTTGCGCCCTGCTGATACTGCTGGCAACGGCAACGGCGGGCCTGGCCGGCTCCCGCATCAACCGCAGCGGTTATATTGCCATCAGCATCGATCCGATTCTCTATGAATCCAATCTCTGGGAAACCTCGCACCGAATCACTCTCGATAAATTTTTCACCGCCGAAGCCGCTGATCTCGGAGAAGCCCTGGCCGAAGGGCTGGAAAAAACCGCCTTCCGCGGCCAATTGCGGGTATTGCCCGGCTACAAGGCCGACGAGCAGGAGGAGTTCCGCACCAATGGATCCCCTGACACGTTCCTGATCACTGTTGATATCCGCTCCCGTTACGGGCTGACCAAAAGCAGTCCGGCGGCGGCCTGCCTTTCCGGGATCAGCTGTTTCCTGCTGTCACCGATTAATATGTTCACCTATGAATCAAAAACCGAGGCCAATGTCACCGCCTTCTATTTCACTCCGGCGGGAAAACGGCTGCGACTGGTTCAGGACCACTTCACCTCCGAAGGCCAGATGTCGGGCGACTTCTACGATGCCATGAACATGTCGCAGGAACTGGAGTGGATCACTGAGCTGACCCGGCGCGCCATCGATGATCTCAAGCGCCAGATTCTCGCCGAGGTCCCGACCGACCTGGTCTCCCGTTCATGGCGAAAAGCGGCCGACGACCTCAACCGGCCGCCGGCCGGCGAAACCGCCCGTCCCGGTCTGCCGCCCGTCCCCCGCCTGGCCCGAACCAGAATCAAGCTGTCGGAAACGGAGACCGGGCACAGACCCGGGTCCGCCGCCCCGCAGGCATCCCTCAACCTGCAGCAGATCCTGCGCAAGGTCAGTCCTTCGATTTTCAAGGTCATCACCGAACGCGGCACCGGCAGCGGTTTTGCCATCTCCAGCCGCGGTTTCGGCGTGACCAGCCTGCACGTGGTCGACAAGGCCGGCAAACTGCGCATCCGCTTCCACAGCGGCAAGGAGCAACCGGCCCGGGTTGTCGCGCGCCACCCGGATCTCGACCTGGCCATTCTCTCCTTCAGGGCAGAGTCCGCTCGCGCCATCCCGCTGGGCGATTCCCTGAAGAGCGTACCCGGCGACAAGGTCATCGCCATCGGCTATCCGCTCGATGTCGGTCTGTCCATCACCCCGGCAACGATCGCAGCACTTAAAAAGTACCGCGGCCTGCCGCTGATCTACATCGATACCCTGGTGCCACCGGGAAATTCGGGGGGACCACTGGTCAACAATCAGGGAAGAGTCATCGGCATCACCTTCCGCAAACAGCAGCAGTCCGACAAGAAGGGGACAACTCTGGCCCTGCCGATCAACGAGGCACGAAAAAAATTCGAGCCGTTTCTTGAGTTCTCCGACCCGGGGTAA